From the Finegoldia magna ATCC 29328 genome, the window ATTTCAAGAAGGATGATTTGGATTATACGAAAAACGTGGAATTTGTGAATGAGGATGAGAGCATTACTATAAGGTCTATAGTCATAACTAATAGAGGAGTTTACAAGTCAAATATCAGTGGCAATTATTTGATGAATAACTTTATGAAAGGAATATAATGAAGAAAAATAGAGAATATACTGCAGATCAGATTACAGTATTAGAAGGATTGGAACCGGTTCGTGTCAGACCAGGGATGTATATCGGTTCTACAGATGAAAAAGGTCTACACCATTTGGTTTACGAAGTAGTCGACAACTCGATTGACGAGGCGTTGGCTGGCGTGTGTGATTTGATTAAGGTTACTATTAAAAAAGACAATTCCATTATCGTAGAAGATGACGGTTCTGGTATTCCTGTTGAAACACACCCAAAAACAGGTAAATCAACTCTTGAAACTGTACTTACAGTGCT encodes:
- a CDS encoding DUF370 domain-containing protein — its product is MYLDIGNNTLIDEKEIIAVVNVSDKFFTDFKKDDLDYTKNVEFVNEDESITIRSIVITNRGVYKSNISGNYLMNNFMKGI